The nucleotide sequence ttactcaacaccaaccaatcatggctttagaataggcctataaatagcctaatttgagttgatttacagtggtgggtataatttgaacctttactgtagaaaagataacaggtatgtaacaatatactgtaatgtacacatgttctaatgtacaaataatagctgtttcagcacaacacacggtatactatacgcaaacatatattttagcacccatgcatccattgactgtaGTGCACTTCTTGATTGGTCACAGTttggtggattactgtatcataccgtgcaacagtacagtgactgtaagaagacattctgacaatattgtagaaattattatatatttctgtatgctacagttcatggcacacacagacacaccattccataatcacctttttcaaaattaggtttggtttctgtcctactaaactctttcttttgtattgtgtaatactgtattcacaaccacaaatgcttatagtAAAAACATAtgtttggtttcaatcttgttttcgtgtttaccatgaatttttcataatctctgccatttactttcaatcttgaacagaaatgtacaaaggagctcatgaaagaagagctttaggttttgaataactgtgtgtatatgatatatccaaaaatgtaatataatggcaaaagtgtttgcaacatgagacaaatgtgtgcttttgagacgtgtttgtgatattttgattgctgtgcttcattttgcaagaaaagtgaagcattttgcattctgtgtgtgcagttgttggatttgtgtgttaagttttgaaaaagagaggacaagtaaaaaaaaatgtgtgtaagcatttgaaaaaaactgtaaggcATGGCTGAAAAAAATAACAAACTGTacccatttaaaatgtttgaacttttgtacttttttattttggattttttaaattgtatattgtttttattgtgtgTTATTGTAGAAAGGCTCATCCAGGGACGGGAGTTGAAAATTAGCACTTGCTATAATCTCTATGTGCATTACATCGGCTGCAAACTTTGCTCTACAGCTATGTTTATCTGCATTGTCCCTGTCAAATAAATTgtataaataaatattattgttgcttgcttttttacaggtacactcttgcacttttgaggttcatgttgtttaattgcaacttgtttaactgcatgctcttatgattcttcccattggcacttatttggtttttcacaatgtatgcttcatgttttgtctacccgcaatgtttttggggctatctcggtgttatgatcattgacctatgcacttctgtaaagctctctcttggaagtcgctttggataaaagcgtctgctaaatgaatacatgtaaatgaacTGTACTCTTTTAATACTGCTATGAATATTTTTCGACCAAAACTTCTTCACGCACAATGTATTACGTCTGTTACAGATTAATTAATCTGTAACATTAATCTATTTAATATTGAATACCATATAGGCTTTAAATAATGCCAATCGGATGAAGGGAGGTATTTTGAATGAGATGGTGAATGACGGGATGTGCATGTCATACTCTATTACATTTCCTTACAGAGAATAGGACTCATGCAGCGCTCcttagaaaaagaaaaactggctGCTGCTGCACGTGGAAAGCGTCATGAGTGTGCGTTGTGTTTTTTTGCAGTCCTTGCGTATGACATCACAGGTGCCAGCGAATCCCTGCCCAGAGTTGCGCATCAGCGTTGCGCAGACGTGTTTGGACAAGAAAGAACGCAGCCATTTCCCAAGCCTTGTTACATTGCGTCAAGAGGGTATGCGCAGTTGGAACAAAATGATCTACGGAAAGTGCAATTCTAAGCGTAATTTTTTTATTGTCACCTATGACCAAAGGAATCCAGAGTGCcaaacttttataccaattatTTTTTATCATTTGAACAATTAATTGAACTCAGACATTGATTATTTTCTCCACACAATCCCGAAAACATATTTCTAGACAAATCCTAGCTGCAGTTATGAACGTTAAAACGGAAGCGCCTTTGGTAGAGAATGCGTCGTCGTCGCTTTTTCCCGACAGTCCAGGTTCATGTACCCCTGCAGACGGTAACAGCAGAGCGCGTGGAAGAGGCGGATTCGCAACTCGACACCAGGAGAGCCCACAGTGCCAACCGCCCGCTGCTAACACCTCCGCTATCTTATTGTGTGAGTTATCCCTGTTGACCGCATTCAACATGCAGTGGTTTCACACGTTCATGTATTCCTTGATTCACGACGTTGAGACGTGTGGTTCTGTGCGGTTCTGTGCGGGTTCTTCCAGGTCCCGTGAGCGCTGACAGGTTGTACTCCTTCACAGTTGCAGAAGGGAAAACCATTCTGAAGCTCTCCCCAGGTGAGCTCCGTCTCTGGACTCATTCTGTCTCCGTGGATCGAGGTTCACCTTCAGTAGTCCTAAATGTTTGAAATAATCTATGTCTAAGAAATGTTAGTGCACTACAAGCCTATTATTTTGACCTTTTTTAGAAAGTTATTGCAACAACCATAATTAAAATAACGAATTAACAGTACCGGTATTAGTCTATGCACATCAAATAATTAGTAGTATCAGAATCAGTATTATTCACAGGCAAGTatgtttgcacaaacaaggaatttactttttttaatattattatttacataataatattaaatataaaatagtATTAATAGTAGCAATTATATTAATAGTAAAGAAGAAGTAAGTAAGAAACCAAAGTATAGTATCAGTATGCAATTCCTTACCTCTCATATTGACATCGTTTTCGAGTAGCCTATACTACTATATCAGAATAATAAAATTCCTGAAATTCAGTTCAGGCTTTTAATTTTGGGTTGCCACCCCAAGATTTCTAGGATTTCTATGAAAGCACTGATTGAAGActtcaaccccaccccccaacacacacacagctcccgccatgcgcccccctctcccagcagaTAAGGTGACCACAGGAGAGTTCACCTACCAGAGCATCGTGTTCCTGATCGAGGCGGTGGGCCGGCGCTGGAGTCTGTACGGAACACGTGAGCGCTCGCAGCTCTTCCAGAGCGtccagaaggagctggaggcccAAGGTCACCCCCTGCCTGTGGAGCGCATCCGCCGCAAGTGGAACAACCTGATCGTCACCTACAAGAGGGTGAAGGACCGTGGCCGGGAGACGGGCCAGGCCAAAACCTCCTGGGAGTACTTTGAGGTCAGTGTCTAGTTTTGTCATGTCTTATATTTTATGTGACGCCCCTGGTTGTTGTGGGTGTAAAGGTTGCTCCTTGAATCTTGacctgttcccccctctccatccttgtATCACTGTTCTCATCTTCAATGTTCACTCAcaactgtctgtgtctgtagatGATGGAAGCTATGTTGGGTGACACCATTGGAGCCCAGGCCAACAGCAGCACTGTCTCTGTGACCACCGTACCCATGACAACTATCGCTGCAGAGACTGTTGTTCCGGAATTCCAACCCCTTCTCTATCCCAACGGCGATATCCTCAGCACCTGTACACAGACGCCCACCCTCGCCCCaacacccctcccacctcccaacCCCTCGAACACACCTCCCCCTGGGATGACCAATCAGACAGACCCTCTCAAGCCCCAGCCGACAgctgtccctctgtcctcccgtcGAGCTCTGTCCCATCTCAGTCGGGCTCGGCTGCACAGACAGAAGTTCCGTgcgttctcctcctgctcctccacctcctgctcctccacctcctgctcctccacctcccgccaggcgcagcagcagcagagacggctggaggagagcagctccctGCTGCAGGAGGtgctgaggaggaaggaggagcaggCTGGTCTGGTGCAGGGGACCTGCGGCAGGAGCGAGGGCcgggagaggaggcgggagaggagggaggtccgCATGGCTGAATCCTTGGGAAGGATAGCCACCGCCCTGGAGCTTCTCTCCTCAAAACAGGACACTGTCATTGCACTGCTGCAGAGGTTggctgacaggaagtgatgtcagaggAACAAGTGCTCTTGAATGGCATTGCTCAGACACTGTTTTAATGTTCTAtatcccctgcccccctcccattcTAAAACTTTCGATTGGAAAATAAGACATTGATGACGAGGCTAGGAATGAATTATAACATTAATTCGTTTAACGTGCTTGACATTAAATGTTGGACTTATGGCTAATGTTTGTTAAACTTAACCCTAGAGATTCAACTCAGTGTTGTGACCAAACAAACACCCCATGGTTGTTTTCGGACAATAAATCACGCTTAAGTTTCAGTTTCACTTTTATTTTCAGTAACTTTACAGGCCAGACATTGCGTGCAGGAAATGTTCAATGCTCGTTCAATAATTCAGAACATACAACATTCAGGCTATTTTGGTATCAGAATTCAACCGAGAGGTAAGAAAGCAGTTTTTTTCTGTGtccaaaataaaaaatctaacaTTTAGGGTGAGTGACTGACAAAGACCGAGAAGCCCTACATTTCTACGTTGCTTTTGTCGACACGATTGCAAAGAATCACAAACGTCCAATCACGCGGAAAAGGAGAATGTTGCCTTAAATGAGAGCTTAATTTTTATATGagagtatttttatattttgaaAGTTAATTAAAATGTAATGATTTTACTCATTTACAGCTTTCAATGTAACTTCCAAAGGGCTGGGCCATTGCATTAAACCTGCTGATGTTTCATGGCCTGCGATCCTCTACGTTTTCTCTCAGGAGTAATGTGTACAGGCTTGTTAAAGTATCATCAACACGTTCAGAGCTCTCAATATACGTTTTTAAGTGTATTCGTCATAAAAGTACATTGGCATTGTACCCGTTGCGTGCCCCATCTACAGCCTAACTGAACTGTCCTTTCATCGCAGTAGCCTCAAGCCACGATTGTGAAGACGGAGTGATAATGACACAGCACCAAATGCTTGAATGGGCTATTCTTCGCTGGCACGTTATGCTATACATAACATCTAAATACTCCCTGACAGTAGTGTATTGCATGTGTTATATTTGAACATTTCGATACGTTACTTTGACAGATAACCAATCCTGGCCATGGAGTTAAATAATCCAGCTAAGAATGGTGAGTTGTAAATGTTGCTGACTCACTGTAAGACATTACTATCAAAGTCAATGTTATGACTTTGACTCTTAGTACCATTTGAAATAATAGCTAAAAATAAAAGAGAATACTTGTCAAATACATAAACAATTTGACTTCCAAATAGTTCAATATAGAGGTGAAAATAAAGGTGCTTCATTAGAAACATTAAAATCATATTTGTATTGCTTCTACATAGTCCATTTGATTCTGAATCGAaccctttttattttattcagtgTGTACTACAGTGCTTTGTTGTGTAAATACAATAtagcatttttttattttagatcAACCGATTGAACAATTTGATGTTTTGTTTGGCTTGTTCATTAATAGGTTTATTAATAGAGATTACTTCCTTTAAACATAGATGTGATGCCAGAGTGGACCATCATGCTGATTGGGAAGAGTGGAGTTGGGAAGAGCTCTTCAGGGAACACCATCATAGGCAGCCCTGTGTTTCAGTCAGACATGAAGCTGGCCAGGGTCACCCGGATCTGTGAGAAGGAGAAGACGGAGGTCGATGGGAGGCCCATCTCTGTGATCGACACACCAGGACTGTTCGAGACCAATCGCAAAGAGAAGGAGATCCTCCGTGAGATCCTGAAGCGTGTGAAGCTGCAGGAGCCGGGACTCCACGCCTTCGTGGTGGTGGTTCCTCTGGGGAGGCTGACCATGGAGGACCAGGAGACCAACCTGCGGATTGAAGCTGCGTTCGGTCCCCATGTCTGGGACTACACCATCGTGCTGTTCACCTACGGAGACCGCTTGGAGGGCAAGGCCATTAATGATGTGATTGCAAGCAGCGATTCGAACCTCCGTGACTTCATCCGCAAATGCAGTGGCGGTTTTTTGGTGTTCGACAACAAAAACGCAGATAGTAAATCAGGTGATCAGGTGTCCAGGCTGCTGGAGAAGATTGACACCCTGGTGGCCTTAAATGGAGGAAGGTGCTACAGCAGTCAGCTGTACCCCccgaaggagaggagggtcagggagaagcaggagagcaTCCTGGCAGAGAAGGACGGGGAGATCCGccgtaaagagagagagctggaggacaaGTACAAGGATGAGGAGCTTAAGAAGAAACGTCAGGAGCTGTggataagagaggaggaggaggccaggcaggaggcagagagCCAGCCCAGTAAAATCTTCTATTTTGCAAAATTCCTAATTGTTTTTACAGTTCTAACAGGAGTGGCATACTACCTGTTAAAAgaccattttttttatttggcaGTGTTGGTTCTGGGCGGTTGTCTCCTGTTTAAAGACCAGCTGGTTCATGTTGTGGGCAGGTGGTGGAGAAAATTAGAAATAGTAATCAGTAGTTgagtttgaatgttctgttggTGGGTCTCATTCACACTTTCTAACCTTAATTTTTCAGTTTCAACTATGACCATTGTTTGTCTTATGCTATAACATGTCCTGTAAGTGATTTCTATTTTTTCAATTTTCACAAAGAATGGAGAATAAATCTTTCATCCTGAATCTTTTTCGTATTATTAAGAATAAATTAAGTCTTGACAATGATTGACTACTGGGTATCATTGGTTAATTAATAACAATGTAGTAATTATTGTTGATCAATGTATTGACAAATATTGCTTATCACAAAATTCCTTAACATTTCATCGACAATAAAATTTAATTCACGTAAACATGGTTTTAGATGATAAATTATAAATGGTtgaaattgaaaacagatgATGCATGACTAGCCTGTAACAAATATTTATTTGAcaaacattttttaacaacGATATAGGGGCAAAGCGACACCGACAGGTAATCAAACTCTACAGTAGTCACGCGGAATCGAAAGCAAGCAGGCGAAGACCACATCGTTTTTGATTGATATTACGAGTAACCAATCGCATGTAAAGTAGCAAAGTATGTTGCCCAATTGTGTTATTTGGCAAACGAGAATCGCTCTCCTATTGGTTATGAATGACCTGGATGGAGTCCCTACAGAAGAGGAGGCGCTCTACTAAGTGTAAGGAAACGGCATTCATTTGACAATGTTTCCTCAGAGACAGATACATTTAAACTCAGCTAGCCGTTTGTAGTATGTATTAATAACGAAATAGCATACACCAGTTGGAACGAATACAAAAATGAGTTCTGAAAACGTTATATTCGCTGAAGTTTTCTCATACGAAAGCTTAGTGCACGCAGTGGCTGGAGCTGTGGTAAGTTAACCAAACTTCATTGTGATCGTATTCAGTTGTCTGTCCCTGGTCTACAGTTGTTGCAACTGTTTTTCAGGGAAGCGTGACAGCAATGACGGTGTTTTTCCCTCTTGACACGGCAAGATTACGACTACAAGGTAGCATACCGGGGTATACCGGTGCCGTTAAACCTCTGTGTCTATATCCGGAATTAAAGCAGTCATCAATTTTTGGGAGTTCACGTTCACAATgttcctctttcttctttccaacaGTGGATGACAAGAGGAAGGCGAAGTCCACACCAGCCATCCTGGCAGAGATAGTGAAGGAGGAGGGACTGTGAGTAGGCTGAAACCATAGTGACCACCACAGTggtttccttcctttctctagTGAATCACcttgacagtctctctctcctcttcctgtagaCTTGCTCCCTACCGAGGCTGGATCCCAGTGATCTGTAGCCTGTGCTGCTCCAACTTTGTCTACTTCTACTGCTTCCACAGCCTGAAGGCCAGCTGGCTGAGGGGGCAGAAGGCCAGCCCTGGACGGGACCTGCTCATAGGAGTAGCTGCAGGTTAGCCACGCCTAGGCTATGACATGGAGTCAGTTCTGGCATGTTCTTCTCATCACTCACTTccttgccttctctctctctccccccacccccctctgccaccctccccctcccctgtaggTGTGGTGAATGTGCTGGTGACGACTCCTCTGTGGGTGGTCAACACCAGACTGAAACTGCAGGGGGCTCAGTTCCGGAATGCTGACATCCGTCCCACTAACTATGCTGGCATCATGGGtaaacatctgtctgtctaactacGCTGGCATCATGGGTAAACATCTGTCTGTATAACTACGCTGGCATCATGGGtaaacatctgtctgtctaactacGCTGGCATCATGGGtaaacatctgtctgtctaactacGCTGGCATCATGCTGTTTCCAGATGCCTTCTCCCAGATCGTGCATGAGGAGGGCGTGGGGGCACTGTGGAACGGGACGTTCCCCTCCCTGCTGCTGGTGCTCAACCCCGCCATCCAGTTCATGATCTACGAGGGCCTGAAGAGGCAGCTGAGGAGGGGGCCACTccaagaggtgggggggaggaggagaggggggaggggttaggggggaggaggtaggtggagggtttagggggagagagtagtggttaggaggaggtgagggttcAAACTTTAAATTTTTGACCATAGAGAGTGCTTTTTGTTCATTGATGAGCTAATTATCTGGATGAGCAGACTTCAGATATGTAAGTAAGCAGATAAGCCCACACACATGATGGCCCACCTTGGTCGGGTTACAAGATCATATCTGCATCAGTACTCAAGGCATCAGTGAATATGATGGATTCAGATGTTTCAGAGTCTTTGTACCACGATGAAGAGTTTGTTTTGTGTCTCTGCAGCTGTCCTCTGTCCAGGTCTTCCTCATCGGAGCTCTAGCCAAAGCAGTGGCCACCACTGTAACATACCCACTACAGACTGTCCAGTCCATCCTcagggtaggggtgtgtgtgtagtgtgtgtgtggtgtgtgtagatgtgttgaAGTTCAGAAACGTGTGACAGTAACAGTAGTTTCCTCTCCGTGTGTTGGTCAGTTTGGTCTGAAACAGCCgacagaccagc is from Osmerus mordax isolate fOsmMor3 chromosome 3, fOsmMor3.pri, whole genome shotgun sequence and encodes:
- the si:ch1073-357b18.4 gene encoding uncharacterized protein si:ch1073-357b18.4 isoform X4, whose amino-acid sequence is MNVKTEAPLVENASSSLFPDSPGSCTPADGNSRARGRGGFATRHQESPQCQPPAANTSAILLYKVTTGEFTYQSIVFLIEAVGRRWSLYGTRERSQLFQSVQKELEAQGHPLPVERIRRKWNNLIVTYKRVKDRGRETGQAKTSWEYFEMMEAMLGDTIGAQANSSTVSVTTVPMTTIAAETVVPEFQPLLYPNGDILSTCTQTPTLAPTPLPPPNPSNTPPPGMTNQTDPLKPQPTAVPLSSRRALSHLSRARLHRQKFRAFSSCSSTSCSSTSCSSTSRQAQQQQRRLEESSSLLQEVLRRKEEQAGLVQGTCGRSEGRERRRERREVRMAESLGRIATALELLSSKQDTVIALLQRLADRK
- the slc25a17 gene encoding peroxisomal membrane protein PMP34 is translated as MSSENVIFAEVFSYESLVHAVAGAVGSVTAMTVFFPLDTARLRLQVDDKRKAKSTPAILAEIVKEEGLLAPYRGWIPVICSLCCSNFVYFYCFHSLKASWLRGQKASPGRDLLIGVAAGVVNVLVTTPLWVVNTRLKLQGAQFRNADIRPTNYAGIMDAFSQIVHEEGVGALWNGTFPSLLLVLNPAIQFMIYEGLKRQLRRGPLQELSSVQVFLIGALAKAVATTVTYPLQTVQSILRFGLKQPTDQPHLLSSLTTVRCLLLNRVRKFGLQGLFKGLEAKLLQTVLTAALMFLLYEKITSSTFRVMGLKTPMSRR
- the si:ch1073-357b18.4 gene encoding uncharacterized protein si:ch1073-357b18.4 isoform X2, with protein sequence MNVKTEAPLVENASSSLFPDSPGSCTPADGNSRARGRGGFATRHQESPQCQPPAANTSAILLCPVSADRLYSFTVAEGKTILKLSPADKVTTGEFTYQSIVFLIEAVGRRWSLYGTRERSQLFQSVQKELEAQGHPLPVERIRRKWNNLIVTYKRVKDRGRETGQAKTSWEYFEMMEAMLGDTIGAQANSSTVSVTTVPMTTIAAETVVPEFQPLLYPNGDILSTCTQTPTLAPTPLPPPNPSNTPPPGMTNQTDPLKPQPTAVPLSSRRALSHLSRARLHRQKFRAFSSCSSTSCSSTSCSSTSRQAQQQQRRLEESSSLLQEVLRRKEEQAGLVQGTCGRSEGRERRRERREVRMAESLGRIATALELLSSKQDTVIALLQRLADRK
- the LOC136941262 gene encoding GTPase IMAP family member 7-like isoform X3 encodes the protein MELNNPAKNEWTIMLIGKSGVGKSSSGNTIIGSPVFQSDMKLARVTRICEKEKTEVDGRPISVIDTPGLFETNRKEKEILREILKRVKLQEPGLHAFVVVVPLGRLTMEDQETNLRIEAAFGPHVWDYTIVLFTYGDRLEGKAINDVIASSDSNLRDFIRKCSGGFLVFDNKNADSKSGDQVSRLLEKIDTLVALNGGRCYSSQLYPPKERRVREKQESILAEKDGEIRRKERELEDKYKDEELKKKRQELWIREEEEARQEAESQPSKIFYFAKFLIVFTVLTGVAYYLLKDHFFYLAVLVLGGCLLFKDQLVHVVGRWWRKLEIVISS
- the LOC136941262 gene encoding GTPase IMAP family member 7-like isoform X1 yields the protein MFNARSIIQNIQHSGYFGIRIQPRDVMPEWTIMLIGKSGVGKSSSGNTIIGSPVFQSDMKLARVTRICEKEKTEVDGRPISVIDTPGLFETNRKEKEILREILKRVKLQEPGLHAFVVVVPLGRLTMEDQETNLRIEAAFGPHVWDYTIVLFTYGDRLEGKAINDVIASSDSNLRDFIRKCSGGFLVFDNKNADSKSGDQVSRLLEKIDTLVALNGGRCYSSQLYPPKERRVREKQESILAEKDGEIRRKERELEDKYKDEELKKKRQELWIREEEEARQEAESQPSKIFYFAKFLIVFTVLTGVAYYLLKDHFFYLAVLVLGGCLLFKDQLVHVVGRWWRKLEIVISS
- the LOC136941262 gene encoding GTPase IMAP family member 7-like isoform X2; translation: MELNNPAKNDVMPEWTIMLIGKSGVGKSSSGNTIIGSPVFQSDMKLARVTRICEKEKTEVDGRPISVIDTPGLFETNRKEKEILREILKRVKLQEPGLHAFVVVVPLGRLTMEDQETNLRIEAAFGPHVWDYTIVLFTYGDRLEGKAINDVIASSDSNLRDFIRKCSGGFLVFDNKNADSKSGDQVSRLLEKIDTLVALNGGRCYSSQLYPPKERRVREKQESILAEKDGEIRRKERELEDKYKDEELKKKRQELWIREEEEARQEAESQPSKIFYFAKFLIVFTVLTGVAYYLLKDHFFYLAVLVLGGCLLFKDQLVHVVGRWWRKLEIVISS
- the si:ch1073-357b18.4 gene encoding uncharacterized protein si:ch1073-357b18.4 isoform X1; the encoded protein is MNVKTEAPLVENASSSLFPDSPGSCTPADGNSRARGRGGFATRHQESPQCQPPAANTSAILLCPVSADRLYSFTVAEGKTILKLSPAPAMRPPLPADKVTTGEFTYQSIVFLIEAVGRRWSLYGTRERSQLFQSVQKELEAQGHPLPVERIRRKWNNLIVTYKRVKDRGRETGQAKTSWEYFEMMEAMLGDTIGAQANSSTVSVTTVPMTTIAAETVVPEFQPLLYPNGDILSTCTQTPTLAPTPLPPPNPSNTPPPGMTNQTDPLKPQPTAVPLSSRRALSHLSRARLHRQKFRAFSSCSSTSCSSTSCSSTSRQAQQQQRRLEESSSLLQEVLRRKEEQAGLVQGTCGRSEGRERRRERREVRMAESLGRIATALELLSSKQDTVIALLQRLADRK
- the si:ch1073-357b18.4 gene encoding uncharacterized protein si:ch1073-357b18.4 isoform X3, producing MNVKTEAPLVENASSSLFPDSPGSCTPADGNSRARGRGGFATRHQESPQCQPPAANTSAILLCPVSADRLYSFTVAEGKTILKLSPDKVTTGEFTYQSIVFLIEAVGRRWSLYGTRERSQLFQSVQKELEAQGHPLPVERIRRKWNNLIVTYKRVKDRGRETGQAKTSWEYFEMMEAMLGDTIGAQANSSTVSVTTVPMTTIAAETVVPEFQPLLYPNGDILSTCTQTPTLAPTPLPPPNPSNTPPPGMTNQTDPLKPQPTAVPLSSRRALSHLSRARLHRQKFRAFSSCSSTSCSSTSCSSTSRQAQQQQRRLEESSSLLQEVLRRKEEQAGLVQGTCGRSEGRERRRERREVRMAESLGRIATALELLSSKQDTVIALLQRLADRK